A region from the Planktothrix sp. FACHB-1365 genome encodes:
- a CDS encoding TetR/AcrR family transcriptional regulator codes for MVIEKAEQILNGAMPEFLQNGYACTSMDKVAKSAGVSKQTLYSHFSDKDGLFTALVERIATEKFNLVWSHPLEGQPEEVLRDLAKRLVKENINDNEYLCFVRLIVAESGKRPDLAQLFLMKLCQPAVIILTQYLQEHPELNIIDCEATARIFVGSLIHFMMVQEVLSGKEIMPLEEDRMINSLIRLIINQKELLTVETLHETSLQVPKPDYG; via the coding sequence ATGGTGATAGAAAAAGCCGAACAAATCCTCAATGGTGCTATGCCAGAGTTTTTGCAAAATGGCTATGCTTGTACAAGTATGGACAAGGTAGCAAAATCGGCTGGTGTGTCTAAACAAACCCTTTATAGCCATTTTTCCGATAAAGATGGATTATTTACGGCATTAGTTGAACGCATTGCTACCGAGAAATTTAATTTGGTTTGGTCACACCCTTTAGAAGGTCAACCCGAAGAAGTCTTGCGGGATTTAGCGAAACGCCTGGTTAAGGAAAATATTAATGATAATGAATATTTGTGTTTTGTCCGTTTAATTGTTGCTGAATCAGGAAAACGTCCAGATTTAGCACAATTATTTTTAATGAAACTTTGTCAACCTGCGGTGATTATTCTCACCCAATATCTTCAAGAACATCCCGAATTAAATATTATTGATTGTGAAGCCACAGCCCGGATTTTCGTCGGTTCATTAATCCATTTTATGATGGTTCAAGAAGTTCTATCCGGCAAAGAAATTATGCCCCTCGAAGAAGATCGGATGATTAATAGTTTAATTCGTTTAATTATTAATCAAAAAGAATTGTTGACTGTAGAGACGTTGCATGAAACGTCTCTACAGGTTCCAAAACCCGACTACGGTTGA
- a CDS encoding RNA-guided endonuclease TnpB family protein, with protein MLKAVKVRIYPTVQQQELLAQAFGSVRWLWNRFLDLTNETYQQTGKGLSRYDLQKQLPALKKEYEWLKNTYSQCLQVVCLNLSRGFINFFERRGDYPRFKSKHGKQSLSYPQNVKISGDSLCFPKIGEIFAKIHRPIEGAIKTVTITKNKCNQYYASVLFEDGKKIPNPSSEGKAIGLDMGLNDFCITSDGSKFANPRWLKKHERNLKIKQKSLSRKKKDFNNRAKARLKVAKVHNKITRCREDFHHKLSRRIVNENQVIVCENLNIKGMVKNHCLAQAISQVGWGQFQTMLSYKAEQEGKIYLEIDRFFPSSKTCNHCLNVVDSLPLDIRQWTCNHCGTKHDRDINAAKNIRDEGLRVLSLGTSESACCPDVRRNSGGRKKSTVTLSVGQETPTSA; from the coding sequence ATGCTGAAAGCAGTCAAAGTCAGAATCTATCCCACCGTTCAACAACAAGAGTTATTAGCTCAAGCTTTTGGCTCGGTTCGTTGGCTGTGGAATCGTTTTTTAGACTTGACCAATGAAACCTATCAGCAAACCGGGAAAGGATTATCACGTTACGACTTACAAAAACAATTACCCGCTCTCAAGAAAGAATATGAATGGTTGAAAAATACCTACAGCCAATGCTTGCAAGTTGTTTGCTTAAACCTTAGTCGAGGGTTCATTAACTTCTTTGAAAGACGTGGGGATTATCCCAGATTCAAGTCTAAACACGGGAAACAATCTTTATCTTATCCTCAAAATGTAAAAATCAGTGGTGACAGCTTATGCTTTCCTAAAATTGGTGAAATATTTGCTAAAATTCACCGTCCTATAGAGGGAGCGATTAAAACTGTAACTATCACTAAAAACAAGTGTAATCAATATTATGCTTCTGTTTTATTTGAGGATGGAAAGAAGATTCCCAATCCTTCATCTGAAGGTAAGGCGATTGGTTTAGATATGGGATTAAACGATTTCTGTATCACTTCAGATGGTAGTAAATTTGCCAATCCTAGATGGTTGAAAAAGCATGAGCGCAATCTTAAGATTAAACAGAAATCATTATCTCGCAAAAAGAAAGATTTCAATAATCGAGCTAAAGCCAGACTTAAAGTAGCTAAAGTTCACAATAAAATCACTCGATGTCGTGAGGATTTTCACCATAAGCTATCACGCAGGATAGTCAACGAAAACCAAGTTATTGTGTGTGAAAATCTAAATATCAAAGGCATGGTTAAAAACCACTGTTTAGCCCAAGCAATTTCTCAAGTTGGATGGGGTCAATTCCAGACCATGCTGTCCTATAAAGCCGAACAAGAAGGAAAAATCTATTTAGAAATTGATAGATTTTTCCCTTCCTCAAAAACTTGTAATCATTGCTTAAATGTGGTTGATAGCTTGCCTTTAGATATTCGACAATGGACTTGTAATCATTGTGGTACAAAACACGACCGAGATATCAACGCAGCAAAAAATATTAGAGATGAAGGACTGCGAGTTTTGTCGTTAGGGACTAGCGAGTCAGCCTGTTGTCCAGATGTTAGACGTAATAGTGGAGGACGTAAGAAATCTACTGTTACGCTTTCTGTTGGGCAGGAAACTCCGACCTCAGCGTAG
- a CDS encoding ABC transporter permease: MSSSTTSVKLSPSHQTTNQQPNLVGEFLQETLALTRRLFIQLQRRPSTLIAGIIQPLMWLILFGALFQNAPKGLFGETLNYAQFLGAGVIVFTAFAGALNAGLPVMFDREFGFLNRLLVAPLVSRFSIVLASAIYIVTLSLIQTSVIVAAGAFLGAGLPGIGGLSIITLIVLLLVLGVTGLSLGLAFALPGHIELIAVIFVTNLPLLFASTALAPLSFMPTWLQVVASLNPLSYAIEPIRYLYLHQDWALNSVVMHAPFATITFGGALLVLFGFATVALLSIQPLLKRRFA; encoded by the coding sequence ATGAGCAGTTCAACAACATCTGTTAAATTATCACCTTCCCATCAAACAACTAATCAACAACCGAATTTAGTCGGAGAATTCCTGCAAGAAACCCTAGCCTTAACCCGTCGGTTGTTTATTCAATTACAACGTCGTCCTTCTACTTTAATTGCTGGGATTATTCAACCTTTGATGTGGTTAATTTTGTTTGGTGCTTTATTTCAAAATGCCCCCAAAGGATTGTTTGGAGAAACCCTAAATTATGCTCAGTTTTTAGGGGCTGGGGTTATTGTTTTTACAGCCTTTGCAGGAGCTTTAAATGCAGGTTTACCTGTGATGTTTGACCGAGAATTTGGGTTTTTAAATCGGTTATTAGTCGCCCCTTTAGTGTCTCGTTTTTCGATTGTTTTAGCCTCAGCAATTTATATCGTTACCTTGAGCTTAATTCAAACGTCGGTGATTGTGGCGGCTGGAGCCTTTTTAGGAGCAGGATTACCTGGAATTGGGGGATTAAGTATCATTACTTTGATTGTGCTTTTATTAGTGCTAGGGGTAACGGGTTTAAGTTTAGGATTAGCTTTTGCTTTACCCGGTCATATTGAATTAATTGCGGTGATCTTTGTGACGAATTTACCGCTTTTATTTGCCAGTACCGCCCTCGCGCCTTTATCCTTTATGCCCACTTGGTTACAAGTTGTAGCTTCGCTGAATCCCCTCAGTTATGCCATTGAACCCATTCGTTATTTATACTTACATCAGGATTGGGCTCTCAATAGTGTGGTGATGCACGCTCCCTTTGCCACCATCACGTTTGGAGGTGCATTATTGGTTTTATTCGGATTTGCAACGGTCGCCTTACTCTCAATTCAGCCGTTATTAAAGCGTCGGTTTGCTTAA
- a CDS encoding ABC transporter ATP-binding protein, whose amino-acid sequence MIPAVVIQNLQKSYGSIRAVKDVSLDVQPGEIFGLLGPNGAGKTTTLRALCTLITPDAGRLEISGISVTDQPRLARQRLGYVAQEVALDKVLTGRELLQLQAALYHIPRALIAERIHQVTNLLGLQDWIDQKTGTYSGGIRKRLDLASGLLHQPDLLVLDEPTVGLDIESRVAVWNFLRQLRENGTTVLITSHYLEEVDALADRVAIIDQGVVIATGTPSELKDQVGGDRITLRIREFSPLEEAEKAKALLQSLAFVQEIIINNAQGNSLNLVVQPQSDALFTIQQALKDAGLPTFGIAQSRPSLDDVYLAATGRTLLDAEIAAASNRDLKAEKKKSMR is encoded by the coding sequence ATGATTCCTGCTGTTGTGATCCAAAATTTACAAAAATCCTATGGCTCTATCCGGGCTGTTAAAGATGTGTCTCTTGATGTCCAACCGGGGGAAATCTTTGGTTTACTTGGCCCCAATGGCGCCGGAAAAACCACAACCCTGCGTGCATTGTGTACGTTAATTACTCCTGATGCTGGACGTTTAGAAATATCGGGTATTTCTGTTACTGACCAACCCAGATTAGCTCGTCAACGCTTAGGTTATGTCGCTCAGGAAGTCGCCCTTGATAAAGTCTTAACTGGACGGGAATTATTGCAATTACAAGCCGCCCTTTATCATATTCCTCGTGCTCTGATTGCAGAACGAATTCATCAGGTTACGAATTTATTAGGATTACAAGATTGGATCGATCAAAAAACCGGAACCTATTCTGGGGGAATTCGGAAACGCTTAGATTTAGCGTCGGGGTTACTGCATCAACCGGATTTATTAGTATTAGATGAACCGACCGTTGGCTTAGATATTGAAAGCCGGGTTGCAGTGTGGAATTTCCTCCGTCAATTAAGAGAAAATGGGACAACGGTTTTAATCACCAGCCACTATTTAGAAGAGGTGGATGCTTTAGCAGATCGAGTGGCAATTATTGATCAAGGTGTGGTGATTGCAACGGGTACACCGTCTGAGTTAAAAGATCAAGTTGGAGGCGATCGCATTACCCTGAGAATTCGAGAATTTTCGCCGTTGGAAGAAGCCGAAAAAGCCAAAGCTTTATTACAATCTCTCGCTTTTGTACAAGAGATTATTATTAATAATGCTCAAGGCAATTCTTTAAATTTAGTCGTTCAACCTCAAAGTGATGCGTTGTTTACGATTCAACAGGCGTTAAAAGATGCGGGTTTACCGACCTTTGGTATTGCCCAATCTCGGCCCAGTTTAGATGATGTTTATTTAGCAGCAACCGGTCGAACTTTACTTGATGCTGAAATTGCAGCAGCCAGTAATCGAGATTTAAAAGCTGAGAAAAAGAAAAGTATGCGCTAG
- a CDS encoding MBL fold metallo-hydrolase, with translation MSQERSVPKLPRLVLENIYAFPPNRDTLGGTAYFIVENQMNILIDAPPWNETNQQFLEQQGGVQGLFITHRGAIGSSREIQNRWGCQIVIQEQEAYLLPESTVTTFETNLTLSSQSSVFWTPGHSPGSSCLYFSGQAGVLFTGRHLLPNLQGQPVPLRTAKTFHWPRQLNSIRFILERFNYDTLQYICPGANTGALRGERLINHAYEKLASLDLEAYLLSPAIL, from the coding sequence ATGTCCCAGGAGCGTTCTGTCCCCAAACTTCCCCGACTTGTACTGGAAAATATTTATGCTTTCCCACCCAACCGGGACACTTTGGGCGGAACTGCCTATTTTATTGTAGAGAACCAGATGAACATCTTGATCGATGCGCCGCCCTGGAATGAAACAAATCAGCAATTTTTAGAGCAACAGGGAGGTGTTCAAGGGTTATTCATTACCCATCGGGGTGCAATAGGTTCATCACGAGAGATTCAAAACAGATGGGGATGTCAGATTGTCATCCAAGAACAAGAAGCTTATTTATTACCGGAGTCAACGGTAACAACCTTTGAGACAAACTTAACCCTGAGTTCCCAAAGTTCGGTTTTTTGGACACCTGGACATTCTCCCGGTTCATCCTGTCTTTATTTTAGTGGGCAAGCCGGGGTTTTGTTCACCGGACGTCATCTCTTACCCAATCTCCAAGGTCAACCTGTACCCCTCCGCACCGCCAAAACCTTTCACTGGCCACGACAGCTAAACAGTATTCGATTCATATTGGAACGCTTTAATTATGATACCTTGCAGTATATTTGTCCGGGTGCAAATACAGGAGCATTACGAGGAGAACGCTTGATTAATCATGCTTATGAAAAATTGGCAAGTCTTGATTTAGAAGCGTATTTGTTGAGTCCAGCTATTCTCTAG